GGTGATATTGAGGCCAATTGGCAAGCTGCGACGCAGGGGCTGCGGAGTGTCGCTGCGCAGGGAGCCAAACTTGCAGTGCTGCCGGAGATGTGGAGTACTGGCTACGATTATCGCCAACTCGCAGAGTTGGCGACGCACACTCTCGGAATCTTGACGCGACTGCAGGCTTTGAGTACAGAACTCGGGCTGACGATTGTCGGCAGCCTGGCTGAGCCGGACGGCGACAAGGTCTGCAACACCGCCTGGGTCATCGATCAGGGGGAGATCGTCGGCAAGTATCGCAAGCTTCATCTCTTTTCGACCATGGGGGAGGATCGTTATCTTCACGCCGGTGAGCAGTATCTGGTTGTCGAAACCAGCGTTGGCCGTCTCGGTATCGCCATCTGCTACGATCTCCGTTTTCCGGAACTCTTTCGCCGCATGGCTCTCGATGGCGCCGAAATTATCTGTCTCCCTGCCGAATGGCCGAAACCGCGGCAAGAGCACTGGCGCACCCTGTTGCGCGCCCGCGCCATTGAAAATCAGCTCTTTGTCGTCGCCGCCAACTGCTGCGGAGTGCAGGGGAAACTTGATTTCTTCGGCATGAGCCTCCTCCTTTCCGCTCGCGGCGAGGTGCTGGCGGAAGCCGGCGAAGTCGCTACCTGTCTTGTTACCGAGTTCGACTTTGCCGAGATGGAAGAATACCGGCAGCAGATCCCCTGTTTTCGTGACCGGCGCCCGGAGATCTACGGGCAACTTTGAATCTTAAGGGCGGTTCACACGGATAGCGCGGATGAAACGGATAAAAGACCGATAAATCAAAGGGATAATCCGTTCAAATCAGATTTTACCCTCTGGTGAATAATGTTATTTAAAATAGGCCCTATGCAGGCCATCTTCAAGAAACGGAGTTTTTCATGTTAACCACCGCTGATTTCAAACGCGGGCTGGTCTTCCAGCTCGATGGTACCCCTTGTATTATCCTTGATTACACCATGCAGTCGCCCTCGGCCCGGGGTGGTAATACCCTGGTCAAGACCAAATACCGCAACATGCTGACCGGTCAGGTTCTGGAAAAGGCCTTTAAATCCGGGGATAAAGTCGACGAGGCCGATTTCGAACGGCGCAAGGGACAGTTCCTGTATGCTGCCGGAGACGGCG
The Deltaproteobacteria bacterium HGW-Deltaproteobacteria-4 DNA segment above includes these coding regions:
- a CDS encoding carbon-nitrogen family hydrolase; the encoded protein is MSPHTLNVAAVQFNIRLGDIEANWQAATQGLRSVAAQGAKLAVLPEMWSTGYDYRQLAELATHTLGILTRLQALSTELGLTIVGSLAEPDGDKVCNTAWVIDQGEIVGKYRKLHLFSTMGEDRYLHAGEQYLVVETSVGRLGIAICYDLRFPELFRRMALDGAEIICLPAEWPKPRQEHWRTLLRARAIENQLFVVAANCCGVQGKLDFFGMSLLLSARGEVLAEAGEVATCLVTEFDFAEMEEYRQQIPCFRDRRPEIYGQL